ACGGAATAATGTTTAGCTTAAACAAACGGATACCAAACAATTCACTGCCAAAAATGTTTTTTTTGATATTGACATGTGATTTTTTTTCCAACATTATTGAAGTGTTTTTGAGAATGAGTATATCAAACAATGTTGTCAATCACAGGAATTTAATTATATTATTTTTTATAGCAGTGACAAGGGCCTTTCTAGCTATGGTGATTTTGGCAATTATAAGAAATTACAAAATATTGCTAACCAGGGAGGAGCACGAAATAAGGTATCAAAATTTGATTTTGCTTACTTCTGATTTGAAAAGCGAAATTTATCTTATGAAAAAAAACTCTGAGGCCATAGAGCATATTATGAGCAACTCTTATATTTTGTATGAAAAGGTTTTACAGCCTGAACATGATGATTATATTAAAGACCTTTCCTTAAATATTACGAAGGATATTCATGAAATAAAGAAAGATTATATTAGAGTGATAAAGGGATTAGAAAATACTCTTATCGAAGAGTTTCAGCTTTCCGAAATGAGCATTAAGGATATTTTCTATATACTTAAGGAAAGCGTGTGCAGATTGAATGAAAATGACAATTTATATCTTGATTTTAAGTACGAAGCCAATTTTTCAACTAAAAACCATTTTCAATTGATGTCGATATTAAGAAATCTTGTTAACAATTCAATGGAATCAATTGACTTTTCGAAAAAAAATAATTTTATTAAGATTTATCATAAATCAGATAAAAAAAATCATATTTTTACTGTAGGTGACAGCGGTGAGGGAATATCTCCCGAGAATTTGAAATATATTTATAATCCGGGGTTTTCTACAAAATTCGATTATAATACAGGAGATGTCAACAGGGGGATAGGTCTTTACCACGTAAAAAACTTAGTAGAAAGCTACTTCAAAGGTACCATAGATGTGACATCCAAAATTAATTCAGGAACAGAATTTACAATTAAAATACCATTGGCCAATATGGAGGTAAGCAATGAGAATATACATTATTGATGATGATATTACAGTTGTAAAAATGCTTGGAAATATTATAGAGGATAACGATTTGGGCATTGTGTGCGGTTATGCCCTCGATGGAAATAAGGGACTGTCGGAAATTACTGCTCTTGAGCCGGATATTGTTTTGGCTGATTTACTAATGCCGGAAAAAGACGGAATATCTCTTGCAAAAGAATTTAAGGATAAAAGTGAAAGACCTGCATTTATAATGATATCTCAAGTATCTTCTAAAAGTATGATCAGCAAGGCATACTCGGAAGGTATAGACTTTTTTATCAATAAACCCATAAATGTGATAGAAGTAAGTAATGTTATAAGGAATATTGTGGAAAAAATTAATTATAAGAAGACGCTTAATAATATTCAAAGTTTAATATACAAGGACGGCAGTTCAAACGCGGTAAAAATACCTGCGGACACTAGAATAAAAAAAATACAGCTTATATTAAACAGATTGGGAATGACCGGAGAAAAAGGGGAAAAAGAAATATTGGCAATCTGCAATTACCTTATTGTAAATGATAAAACTATGTCTGATTTAAACATTAAGGATTTATGCAAAATACTGAGCCCTAATTCAAAAAACATGGAGCAAAGAATCAGACGTGCAGTATCTAAAGGTTTGACAAATATAGCCTACCTTGGAATAGAAGACTATATGAATGATATATTTATAATGTACTCCAACAGTCTTTTTAATTTTGAGGATGTAAAAACACAGATGGATATGATAAGAGGAAAAAATAAATTCGGAGGTAAAATAAATATTAAAAAATTTATAGATGGCCTGTTAATAAATAGCTAGTTCAATTTGGGAAAAGGTTTGTATTTTTCGTAGTTATTTTTGTATTTTTTTGATGTTTGTCTTTATAATACTCTAAAGCTAAATGCTTAAAAATATATGGAGGAGAGTACAATGAAAAAAAGAACAACAGTTTTCTTAAGTCTATTGTTAGTAGTTTTTTTAATTGCAGGTTTAACCGGATGTGGAACAGATACTAATTCTGATACCGGGGAAGAACCTTCAACATCGGCTAAGCAGACATTCATAAATATCGGAACAGGCGGTACGGCAGGTACATACTTCCCTCTCGGCGGTGCATTCGCTGAAATCTGGAATAAAGACATAGCAGGCATCAATGCAACGGCAACAAGTACCGGCGCATCTGTAGCAAACGTTAACTTACTGAAAGAAGGAAATGTTGAAGTAGTAATAATACAAAATGACATTGCTTCTTATGCTGAAACAGGCACAGTTTTATTTGAAGGGGAACCTTATCCCGACATAAGAGGTTTATGTACATTGTACAGCGAACCCCTGCAATTGGTAACAACTGACGAAAGTATAAAAACAGTTGCTGATTTAAAGGGTAAGAGAGTAGCTGTTGGAGCGATAGGAAGTGGTGTTGAAGCGAATGCAAGACAAATCATAGCAGCAGCTGGGCTTGACTTTGAAGAAGATTTTGATCCGAAATTCCTGTCCTTCTCTGAAGCTTCAACCGGACTCAAGGATAAACAGCTAGATGCAGCATTCTTGGTTGCCGGAGTACCAACAGCAGCAATAGTTGATTTATCAACTCAGAATGATGTATTTGTTGTTCCCATAGACGGAGAAGTAGCTAAAAATCTTATGGAGACATACCCGTTCTACACTGAATTTATAATTCCTGCAGGAACATACAAGGGTCAGGCTGATGACGTTCAATCACTGTCTGTAAGAGCAATGCTTGCAGTAAATGCTAACCTGGATGATGAATTGGCATACGGCATGGTTAAATCCATATATGAAAACGGTGACAGAATTACTGCGGCACATAATGTAGGAAAAGACATAACTATGGATACAGCTCTGGACGGAATAGGAATAACCTTACATCCTGGAGCTCAAAAATACTTTGATGAGCAAGGTATAAAATAAATTATAGCAGGGAATGAGTCAGTTTGAAAAAAACAAAGAGTGGATTTGTAATTGTTGGATTGCTGCTTGCAGTAGCTTTTTTGTGCATTATAAGCATACTTGGTGTGGGCAAAAACAAACTGCTGGTTATTCAGAACAATACAACAGGAGAAAAGACAGAATTTTATCTGAAGGACGATAGCTTCTCCTTAGGATACATGCATTCTGTTATGAAGACTCCTGCTGAAGAATTCTTCCGTGTAAATGCGGATAATGAAATTGTGCTGGAAAAAACAGTATACGAATCTTTTGGTGTTGGCCTGCCATTTTTAGCAGACAAGAACGATTTTGAAATTAAAGATGATAAATTCATTCTTTATACAGACTCTGTTTTTAAAGAAATAAACATGATTATATCGCCTATTCCGGAGCATTGGCTCCAAATAGGCGATATGAAGTATGAGTTAACAAATATATTAAAAGAAAAAAACTGCTCAATTACTATTTATTCGCATGATGATTCAGTAATGAAATATTTAATGTCGTTATTAAGCAATCCATACTAGTAAAGGAGGAAAAAATGTGACTGAAAAAATAGGCAATGATATTGTTAAAGACATAGATGAAGAAGTAAGCCAGGAAGAAGTCGATCAGATTCTCAGGAAGTACGATAAGGGATCAGATTTTAGAGTTCTGTCGGGAAATGCAAATAAAATTATTTCAATGATGCTTTTGGGCTTTTCTCTTTTTCAATTGTATACAGCAATTTTTCTGGGCATGGAACCTATGATATTGAGATCAATTCATCTTGCTTTTGGATTATCATTAATATTTTTACTTTATCCGGCAAGCAAGAAATGGCCCAAGGATAAACTTCATCCTATGGACATTATTACTGCTGTAGTTGTAGTTATTGTATGCTTCTATGTTGTTGTGTTTTATAAAGATTTGGTTTACAGGGCCGGTAGGATTACTGATACAGATATGATAATAGGGCTTATGGCGGTATTTTTGGTGTTGGAAGCTGCCCGAAGGGTAATAGGGCTTCCAATGGTTATTATCTCTGTTTTATTTATCATATATGCATTTTTAGGACCGTATATCCCAGGCAAACTTGCACATAGAGGAGTCAGTCTGAATAATTTTGCCCAGCATATATTTTTTACGACAGAAGGTATCATGGGACTTCCAATAGGTGTTTCTTCTACATTTATTTTTATGTTTTTGCTTTTTGGAGCATATCTTGAAAAGACCGGAATGGGAGAATTTTTTATAAATTTGGCAAACTCTGTTTCAGGGAGCTCTCCCGGGGGGCCTGCAAAAGTGGCAGTAATATCCAGTGGCTGCATGGGAACTTTATCTGGAAGTTCGGTTGCAAATGTTGTAGGAACGGGGAGCTTCACCATACCTATGATGAAAAGGCTTGGATACAGAAACGAGTTTTCCGGAGCTGTTGAAGCTACAGCATCAACAGGGGGACAGTTGATGCCTCCGATTATGGGTGCGGCTGCATTTCTTATGGCGGAAATAACAAACACGCCATATTTTACTATAATAAAGGCTGCTGCCATACCTGCGCTTCTGTATTACTTTGGCGTGTGGGCAGGAGTGCATTTTGAAGCAAAAAAATTAAATTTGATGGGATTGCCAAAAGACCAGATTCCAAAAATCGGTCACGTAATGAAAACAAGAGGCCATCTGATAATTCCTATAATTGTAGTTATGTACCTGTTAATACAGGGCTTCTCTCCTATAAGAGCTGCTCTAGGAGCAATTGTTTCCACGCTTATATGTTCATCGTTTACGAAGGACACAAGAATGTCCTTTAAGGATATTGTAGAAGGGTTGATAAAAGGTGCGAAAAGTGCACTTACAGTTGTGGCGGCATGTGCATGCGCCGGAATAATAATAGGTGTTGTAACACAAACGGGGCTTGGGCTTAAAATGGGATCGGTAATTGTAGGTCTGGCAAAGGGAAATTTATTTATGACACTGTTTTTTACAATGATAACTTCACTGATTCTGGGAATTGGTGTTCCAACTACTGCGAACTATGTTATTACATCCACTATAGCGGCTCCCGCATTACTTCTGCTGGGCGTTGATGTTATACCGGCACATATGTTTGTATTCTATTTCGGAATTATAGCAGACGTTACTCCTCCTGTTTGTCTGGCAGCAGTTGCAGCGTCAGGTATTGCGAAATCCGAACCAATGAGTACGGGCGTACAGGCAACGCGTCTAGCTATAGCCGCATTCCTGATACCGTATATATTTGTTCACAGCCCTCGTTTGCTTATGATAAATACGACACCATTATTGCTTATATTCGATATAGCTACGGCACTTGTGGGAATTACATGTATAGCAATTGCCTTAACTGGTTTTTTCAAAACTCGTATGTCAATTATTGAAAAAGTTTTATTTGCAGCAGGAGGTCTGTTTTTAGTGTTGACTAAGGTTCATTTTGTTGCTATAGGGATAGTGCTTATAGCTCTGGTATATATGCTGCAAAAAAGAAAGGAACAAAAAATTTCAAAAAGTACGACCTAATAGAATCTGTTCGTGACTCAAGTATATTTTTTTAATGCAGATAATTGAAAAATATTTAATTAAAATTTTAATTGATAAAGCTTCTGATTTTTCAGCGGCTTTATTTTATTTCAAACAACAGAAATTAAAAAAGATTGTGACTTGCAGGCATCTATTACGTTCAGCTGCAAAATGCAGTAATTCCCTCAGTTTAAAGAAAAGCCGTAACAAAAATATTACAGGTACATAGTATGCTGTGCGCAGACTGTTGAAATAAATAATAATTGCACTGATAAAATATGTATTATTATACAAAAAATAAAGAAACTAATTTTCAAAAACTATCACTTTACATACACGAGATGAAAAATTTCAGGATTCACAAAAAAATAGATACGATTTTTTATTGAAAATAAGCGGTTTACAATTTAAGAGCTTGAACTAAAGTTTATACTAATTAATGAATAACATTTCAAGATTTCTGTTAATAAGTGCGTGTGAGACATAGGGCACATCTTTCTATTTATCATTTCCTGAATTTTTTTTAAAAAAATAAGGTATCATAACCATAGCTTCAATATTTTTTATCCTGAAAGTTGAGTTGATAATTGCAAAATGGTATAATTGCTTACAAATTTATATACAGGAGCTTTTATGAATCCATTTATTCCTAATAAAAAGCCTCGCTATGTGCTTATTGACTACAGAGCAGGGGATGAAATAATTAATTATTTAAAAAAATTGAAGATAGAACCTATCAAGACACTAAAATGTGATGATTTACAGGAACCTGTGAACGGACATCCCGACATGGTAATTCATCCTGTGGATTATGAAACTTTTGTGATTGCTCCCAACGTTTACGACTATTACAGAAATGTTTTAAAGGACAAAGGAATAAAAGTTATTAAAGGTGGAAAAACTCTATGTAGAAACTATCCCGAGGATATCGCATATAATGTAGCAAGAATAGGGAGATATGCTGTGCACAACACTAAGCATACAGACCAGGTATTAAAGTATTATTTGGAAGAAGCAGACATTGAATTCATTCATGTTAATCAGGGATACACAAAATGTTCGACTTCAGCAGTAAGTGACACCAAAGCTTTGACATCAGACATACTGATACATGAAAAACTCAAATCATATAATATAGACTGTATGTATATAAACCCTGAGCTGGTTCTTCTTGAGGGCTATAATCACGGATTTATAGGAGGCTGTGCAGGTTTAATTAATGAAAAGATTTTCTTATTAACAGGTAAAATTCCTGATAAGAATATTTTAATCACATTAAAAAAATTTATCCAGTCAGCAGGATATGTATATGATGAAGCTTCAAATGGGCAAATAATAGATTTGGGATCTCTGATACCAATAATTTAACCTCCCTTGAAGAGAGGAGTGACTGAGTGGAGCTTTTATCATTAGAGTTAAATGAAAATGAAAATCATGAAGTGTTTAATAATATTAAGATTATCACAAATTTGGATGAAAGTGATATAAATATAGAAATATCATCTACAGATGAGGGAAATATAAGAATAAGATATTTCACGGATAACAAAGCTAGTAAAAAGAATTACATTGAAAAAATAACTGGAAGAGTAACGAAGCTGTTGATTGAGTATACAAAGCTCGAAAGTATAAATCTTTTAAAGGAAAGTTATTTTTATTTTGATGAAGAAGAAGTATCAGCCATTATTGCTGATATTGAGGATGAAATTCACAACGATATTAAAATTCAGCTCATCGTAAAAAATAAGTTTAAAGAAATACTTGAAAGATCAAACATAATAAATTTGAACGGATTCATTAACTTTAGGCTGAAATTTATTAAGCTATATGCCGCGCAGGTAGTTGAAAGATGTATTGACAGCTACCTTATGAAAAAAGAATACATGGACTTTATAAGCATCATAAAACTCATATCCGATGCGGAAGAGGGAGAATATGATGTGGCTAATGTAATCTTCAGTGACCAAAAACTTCAGATCTACGATAAAAATATGAAAAAAATAACATATTTTGATAATAATGCGGAATTTTCTGCGGAGCTTGACAGCAAGATGACATACGACGAGACGGTAATAAATTTATTGTTAAGCGTGTCTCCTAAGAAGATAATAATACACGAATCAAAGATAGATAAAAAGGATAAAGAAGCGCTTAATACATTGGAAATTATAAAGAAAATTTTTGAAGGCAAAATTGAAATATGCAAGGGTTGCAAATACTGTGATTTGTTTTAGTATAAGCGTATTGTGACATTTAAGGTTTTATAAGGCCTGCCTGTTTTGCTGCCGTTCAGACAGCCAAGTTCTATTGCCTGCCGTACGGTGGCTTGCAGGACAGGTCAGAGAAGTTATTATAGTGAGAAAATGTAATATTATTTTAAAATATTAAGGAAATCAAAAGGTTTATGTTTTAGAATTATATAAAAGGGAATATATATAATGAGTACATGAAAGGGAGGAAGTACATATGGCATTTTTAGTATTGGCAGCATTAATTACAGTTACCGCAACAACCGCAATTCACTTGTTAAATATAAAAGAATCAGAAGTAAGCAACGAACAGTAAGTATAAGCGAATTGAGATTTAGTCTCAGTCAGCAAAGTATAGATGATTTAATAATCGCAAAAAAATCACATGATTGTCATGTGATTTTTTTATATGTGTAATTTTAAAATTAATAAAAAACTTCTATTTGTGGCATTTTATAAGGTATCCATCCATACTTTGTGTTGTAAATGGGCAGACATGGGGACGTTTTATATGTCTTGGTTTTTTATGGAAATTATTAATTGACCCTGTAATAATAAATGCTATAATAGTATTAAACTATAATGAAGAATTAAGCATAATAAATAAAAATATATATAATAAAAAGAGGTGCCGTATGCCCAGACAAGCAAGGGTAAAAAGCATTACCGGAATATACCATATTATGCTGAGAGGAATTGACAAACGAGATATATTTTTAGATAATGAGGATAAGTTAAAGTTTCTGGAAAGCATTGAAAAAGCTAAGGAAAAGGGTAAGTTTAATGTGCTTGGATTTTGCTTAATGGATAACCATGTTCATATGCTGCTGAAAGAATATGAGGAGATTGGAACAAGCATTAAGCGTATAACGGTAGGCTATGTTGGATGGCACAATAAAAAGCACGATAGAACAGGTCATTTATTTCAGAACAGATATATGAGTGAGCCTGTAAATACTGAAGAGTACTTGGTGACGGTATTAAGATACATTCATCAAAATCCGGTAAAGGCAAGAATTGTAACATCTGTGAAAGATTATAAATGGAGCAGTTACGGATTTTATTATTTATTTTACAATGGACAAAAAACAATAATAGATGGAACATTAATTGAAAATTATTTTGGGACATTTGAGGAATTCAGCAGATATATGAATACAGTCAATGATGATGAGTGCCTTGAAGCAAAGACAGTAAAGCATAATACGGATAACAAGCTGACAAAAATAATAACTGATAAATATAAGGTTATAAATTTGCCGGAATTGCCTTTTGACAAGAAAAAAGCAATTATTAAGGATATTTATATCATGGAGAATACAAGTATTCGGCAATTAAGCAGAGTTTTTGGCATGGGGAAGTCAATTGTTGAAAAGGTGCTAAAAAAAGACGAATGAAACGTCCCCGCGTCCATAAAAAAAGACGAATGAAACGTCCCCGCGTCCATACCCGCGTCCATATGTAAATATATCCTTATATTTACATTTCAAAACCTTTTCTGAATTTTATCGTCTAAATAAGTGGGAATAAATAAAAGGTCCATTTTTGAAACAATAATTTGTTAAATAATAAAAAAACACTTAAGAATTATCGGTAAATTTCTTAAGTGTTCATTTTATTTTATGGCCTGTTATTCTGCCATCAGTTCAGTCCATCTTTCAGTATAAAGTTCTATAAAATCTTGAGGGTCTCTGAACATTTCCATTTTTTCTATATCTTCCTGAGGAATGTTGAATGCCGGGTTGTCAA
Above is a window of Sedimentibacter sp. MB35-C1 DNA encoding:
- a CDS encoding HAMP domain-containing sensor histidine kinase; amino-acid sequence: MKKRQRMLVFAIVITATSQFYLNFAIDGFRISTAVIIFPVFLITYDDISSIHASLLTALIVFIVRIFVLLVSGMELVQAAFIVFPGSLFYIIYGIMFSLNKRIPNNSLPKMFFLILTCDFFSNIIEVFLRMSISNNVVNHRNLIILFFIAVTRAFLAMVILAIIRNYKILLTREEHEIRYQNLILLTSDLKSEIYLMKKNSEAIEHIMSNSYILYEKVLQPEHDDYIKDLSLNITKDIHEIKKDYIRVIKGLENTLIEEFQLSEMSIKDIFYILKESVCRLNENDNLYLDFKYEANFSTKNHFQLMSILRNLVNNSMESIDFSKKNNFIKIYHKSDKKNHIFTVGDSGEGISPENLKYIYNPGFSTKFDYNTGDVNRGIGLYHVKNLVESYFKGTIDVTSKINSGTEFTIKIPLANMEVSNENIHY
- a CDS encoding DNA-binding domain-containing protein; amino-acid sequence: MRIYIIDDDITVVKMLGNIIEDNDLGIVCGYALDGNKGLSEITALEPDIVLADLLMPEKDGISLAKEFKDKSERPAFIMISQVSSKSMISKAYSEGIDFFINKPINVIEVSNVIRNIVEKINYKKTLNNIQSLIYKDGSSNAVKIPADTRIKKIQLILNRLGMTGEKGEKEILAICNYLIVNDKTMSDLNIKDLCKILSPNSKNMEQRIRRAVSKGLTNIAYLGIEDYMNDIFIMYSNSLFNFEDVKTQMDMIRGKNKFGGKINIKKFIDGLLINS
- a CDS encoding TAXI family TRAP transporter solute-binding subunit; translation: MKKRTTVFLSLLLVVFLIAGLTGCGTDTNSDTGEEPSTSAKQTFINIGTGGTAGTYFPLGGAFAEIWNKDIAGINATATSTGASVANVNLLKEGNVEVVIIQNDIASYAETGTVLFEGEPYPDIRGLCTLYSEPLQLVTTDESIKTVADLKGKRVAVGAIGSGVEANARQIIAAAGLDFEEDFDPKFLSFSEASTGLKDKQLDAAFLVAGVPTAAIVDLSTQNDVFVVPIDGEVAKNLMETYPFYTEFIIPAGTYKGQADDVQSLSVRAMLAVNANLDDELAYGMVKSIYENGDRITAAHNVGKDITMDTALDGIGITLHPGAQKYFDEQGIK
- a CDS encoding DUF1850 domain-containing protein, giving the protein MKKTKSGFVIVGLLLAVAFLCIISILGVGKNKLLVIQNNTTGEKTEFYLKDDSFSLGYMHSVMKTPAEEFFRVNADNEIVLEKTVYESFGVGLPFLADKNDFEIKDDKFILYTDSVFKEINMIISPIPEHWLQIGDMKYELTNILKEKNCSITIYSHDDSVMKYLMSLLSNPY
- a CDS encoding TRAP transporter permease, with protein sequence MTEKIGNDIVKDIDEEVSQEEVDQILRKYDKGSDFRVLSGNANKIISMMLLGFSLFQLYTAIFLGMEPMILRSIHLAFGLSLIFLLYPASKKWPKDKLHPMDIITAVVVVIVCFYVVVFYKDLVYRAGRITDTDMIIGLMAVFLVLEAARRVIGLPMVIISVLFIIYAFLGPYIPGKLAHRGVSLNNFAQHIFFTTEGIMGLPIGVSSTFIFMFLLFGAYLEKTGMGEFFINLANSVSGSSPGGPAKVAVISSGCMGTLSGSSVANVVGTGSFTIPMMKRLGYRNEFSGAVEATASTGGQLMPPIMGAAAFLMAEITNTPYFTIIKAAAIPALLYYFGVWAGVHFEAKKLNLMGLPKDQIPKIGHVMKTRGHLIIPIIVVMYLLIQGFSPIRAALGAIVSTLICSSFTKDTRMSFKDIVEGLIKGAKSALTVVAACACAGIIIGVVTQTGLGLKMGSVIVGLAKGNLFMTLFFTMITSLILGIGVPTTANYVITSTIAAPALLLLGVDVIPAHMFVFYFGIIADVTPPVCLAAVAASGIAKSEPMSTGVQATRLAIAAFLIPYIFVHSPRLLMINTTPLLLIFDIATALVGITCIAIALTGFFKTRMSIIEKVLFAAGGLFLVLTKVHFVAIGIVLIALVYMLQKRKEQKISKSTT
- a CDS encoding DUF6873 family GME fold protein — protein: MNPFIPNKKPRYVLIDYRAGDEIINYLKKLKIEPIKTLKCDDLQEPVNGHPDMVIHPVDYETFVIAPNVYDYYRNVLKDKGIKVIKGGKTLCRNYPEDIAYNVARIGRYAVHNTKHTDQVLKYYLEEADIEFIHVNQGYTKCSTSAVSDTKALTSDILIHEKLKSYNIDCMYINPELVLLEGYNHGFIGGCAGLINEKIFLLTGKIPDKNILITLKKFIQSAGYVYDEASNGQIIDLGSLIPII
- the ytxC gene encoding sporulation protein YtxC, whose protein sequence is MELLSLELNENENHEVFNNIKIITNLDESDINIEISSTDEGNIRIRYFTDNKASKKNYIEKITGRVTKLLIEYTKLESINLLKESYFYFDEEEVSAIIADIEDEIHNDIKIQLIVKNKFKEILERSNIINLNGFINFRLKFIKLYAAQVVERCIDSYLMKKEYMDFISIIKLISDAEEGEYDVANVIFSDQKLQIYDKNMKKITYFDNNAEFSAELDSKMTYDETVINLLLSVSPKKIIIHESKIDKKDKEALNTLEIIKKIFEGKIEICKGCKYCDLF
- a CDS encoding transposase; the protein is MPRQARVKSITGIYHIMLRGIDKRDIFLDNEDKLKFLESIEKAKEKGKFNVLGFCLMDNHVHMLLKEYEEIGTSIKRITVGYVGWHNKKHDRTGHLFQNRYMSEPVNTEEYLVTVLRYIHQNPVKARIVTSVKDYKWSSYGFYYLFYNGQKTIIDGTLIENYFGTFEEFSRYMNTVNDDECLEAKTVKHNTDNKLTKIITDKYKVINLPELPFDKKKAIIKDIYIMENTSIRQLSRVFGMGKSIVEKVLKKDE